A portion of the Chelonia mydas isolate rCheMyd1 chromosome 23, rCheMyd1.pri.v2, whole genome shotgun sequence genome contains these proteins:
- the LOC119564925 gene encoding uncharacterized protein LOC119564925 isoform X10 yields MRRGVTPQWPRPHKVFNPQWPHPPLTPSPDSPQWPVCPSPMGLPPALLLVLCLYPAPQGLAPPDPGLLAQGRARLREAQTLAQHPQLGACWAGALGRLDGGCQQLGEEQQSRIALAFAHCHLQRSGRPFPRCEASSSVRACTQHMDPVAFGVYTEFFTHAHSICYLLRSEAWQQQAESTVHRLVASSEGVAERLEETNQLAEQAARAQEATLRSQEEILRHGELLRQTLQDSSRGVREAFRDMQEAAGRQRLAFAEIVNRLSFLHRFLVGESQALGSFLYHLLTSSAALLLTSSQRTAGARLILLGLVGGNVYLERVVSGLVLENTEAGSDPTNACWPSGAQTPARTMPSSPTRASRSPSPGQNEEPPGRRSSAPAAPRAGAAPRPASAPGRRDAPADGTRRDAMFLCQWTGWAATISGAGRP; encoded by the exons ATGAGAAGGGGTGTGACCCCCCAGTGGCCCCGCCCCCATAAAGTGTTTAATCCCCAGTGGCCCCACCCACCACTGACCCCTTCCCCTGACTCTCCCCAGTGGcctgtctgccccagccccatggggctgcccccagctctcctcctcgTGCTCTGCCTctaccctgccccccagggcctggCTCCCCCAGACCCAGGGCTGCTGGCCCAGGGCCGTGCCCGGCTGCGGGAGGCCCAGACGCTGGCCCAGCACCCGCAGCTGGGGGCCTGCTGGGCGGGGGCCCTGGGCAGGCTGGACGGGGGCTGCCAGCAGCTGGGTGAGGAGCAGCAAAGCCGCATCGCCCTGGCCTTTGCCCACTGCCACCTGCAGAG GTCGGGCCGGCCCTTCCCTCGCTGCGAGGCCAGCAGCTCCGTCCGGGCCTGCACCCAGCACATGGACCCTGTGGCCTTCGGGGTCTACACTGAATTCTTCACCCATGCCCACAGCATCTGCTACCTCCTTCGCAGCGAGGCCTGGCAGCAGCAAGCTGAGAGCACCGTGCACAG gcTGGTTGCCAGTTCGGAGGGCGTAGCTGAGCGGCTGGAAGAGACCAACCAGCTGGCGGAGCAGGCAGCGCGGGCACAAGAGGCCACCTTGCGATCCCAGGAGGAGATCCTCCGCCATGGGGAGCTGCTGAGACAGACACTGCAGGACTCCTCCAGGG gTGTCCGGGAGGCTTTTCGGGACATGCAGGAGGCGGCCGGACGGCAACGCCTGGCCTTCGCCGAGATCGTGAACCGCCTCAGCTTCCTGCACCGCTTCCTGGTGGGGGAGTCCCaagccctgggctccttcctctACCACCTGCTGACCAGCAGCGCCGCCCTGCTGCTCACCTCCAGCCAGCGCACTGCTGGGGCCAG GTTGATCCTGCTGGGCCTGGTCGGGGGCAACGTCTACCTGGAGCGTGTGGTCAGTGGACTCGTCTTGGAGAACACTGAGGCTGGCTCCGATCCAACG AACGCCTGCTGGCCCAGCGGGGCCCAGACCCCAGCCAGGACAATGCCGAGTTCGCCGACTCGGGCTTCCCGGAGCCCCTCTCCCGGCCAGAACGAGGAGCCCCCTGGG CGGAGGAGCTCAGCACCAGCAGCCCCAAGAGCCGGA GCCGCTCCCCGGCCCGCCAGCGCACCCGGCCGCAGAGACGCACCAGCCGACGGGACTCGGAGAGACGCAATGTTCCTGTGCCAGTGGACGGG ctgggctgctaCGATCTCCGGCGCCGGCCGGCCCTGA
- the LOC119564925 gene encoding uncharacterized protein LOC119564925 isoform X8, producing MRRGVTPQWPRPHKVFNPQWPHPPLTPSPDSPQWPVCPSPMGLPPALLLVLCLYPAPQGLAPPDPGLLAQGRARLREAQTLAQHPQLGACWAGALGRLDGGCQQLGEEQQSRIALAFAHCHLQRSGRPFPRCEASSSVRACTQHMDPVAFGVYTEFFTHAHSICYLLRSEAWQQQAESTVHRLVASSEGVAERLEETNQLAEQAARAQEATLRSQEEILRHGELLRQTLQDSSRGVREAFRDMQEAAGRQRLAFAEIVNRLSFLHRFLVGESQALGSFLYHLLTSSAALLLTSSQRTAGARRPLPAGWGYAAGCVWVPGWPSWPIASSPTATWPSRAGRCCGGCRRPGPRCSTSCRRQNACWPSGAQTPARTMPSSPTRASRSPSPGQNEEPPGRRSSAPAAPRAGAAPRPASAPGRRDAPADGTRRDAMFLCQWTGWAATISGAGRP from the exons ATGAGAAGGGGTGTGACCCCCCAGTGGCCCCGCCCCCATAAAGTGTTTAATCCCCAGTGGCCCCACCCACCACTGACCCCTTCCCCTGACTCTCCCCAGTGGcctgtctgccccagccccatggggctgcccccagctctcctcctcgTGCTCTGCCTctaccctgccccccagggcctggCTCCCCCAGACCCAGGGCTGCTGGCCCAGGGCCGTGCCCGGCTGCGGGAGGCCCAGACGCTGGCCCAGCACCCGCAGCTGGGGGCCTGCTGGGCGGGGGCCCTGGGCAGGCTGGACGGGGGCTGCCAGCAGCTGGGTGAGGAGCAGCAAAGCCGCATCGCCCTGGCCTTTGCCCACTGCCACCTGCAGAG GTCGGGCCGGCCCTTCCCTCGCTGCGAGGCCAGCAGCTCCGTCCGGGCCTGCACCCAGCACATGGACCCTGTGGCCTTCGGGGTCTACACTGAATTCTTCACCCATGCCCACAGCATCTGCTACCTCCTTCGCAGCGAGGCCTGGCAGCAGCAAGCTGAGAGCACCGTGCACAG gcTGGTTGCCAGTTCGGAGGGCGTAGCTGAGCGGCTGGAAGAGACCAACCAGCTGGCGGAGCAGGCAGCGCGGGCACAAGAGGCCACCTTGCGATCCCAGGAGGAGATCCTCCGCCATGGGGAGCTGCTGAGACAGACACTGCAGGACTCCTCCAGGG gTGTCCGGGAGGCTTTTCGGGACATGCAGGAGGCGGCCGGACGGCAACGCCTGGCCTTCGCCGAGATCGTGAACCGCCTCAGCTTCCTGCACCGCTTCCTGGTGGGGGAGTCCCaagccctgggctccttcctctACCACCTGCTGACCAGCAGCGCCGCCCTGCTGCTCACCTCCAGCCAGCGCACTGCTGGGGCCAG GAGGCCCTTGCCAGCTGGGTGGGGCTATGCCGCAGGCTGTGTGTGGGTGCCGGGCTGGCCGTCCTGGCCTATTGCGTCCTCACCTACCGCGACGTGGCCCAGCAGAGCCGGGAGGTGCTGCGGGGGCTGCAGGAGACCCGGGCCCAGATGCAGCACATCCTGCAGGAGACAG AACGCCTGCTGGCCCAGCGGGGCCCAGACCCCAGCCAGGACAATGCCGAGTTCGCCGACTCGGGCTTCCCGGAGCCCCTCTCCCGGCCAGAACGAGGAGCCCCCTGGG CGGAGGAGCTCAGCACCAGCAGCCCCAAGAGCCGGAGCCGCTCCCCGGCCCGCCAGCGCC CCCGGCCGCAGAGACGCACCAGCCGACGGGACTCGGAGAGACGCAATGTTCCTGTGCCAGTGGACGGG ctgggctgctaCGATCTCCGGCGCCGGCCGGCCCTGA
- the LOC119564925 gene encoding uncharacterized protein LOC119564925 isoform X7 — translation MRRGVTPQWPRPHKVFNPQWPHPPLTPSPDSPQWPVCPSPMGLPPALLLVLCLYPAPQGLAPPDPGLLAQGRARLREAQTLAQHPQLGACWAGALGRLDGGCQQLGEEQQSRIALAFAHCHLQRSGRPFPRCEASSSVRACTQHMDPVAFGVYTEFFTHAHSICYLLRSEAWQQQAESTVHRLVASSEGVAERLEETNQLAEQAARAQEATLRSQEEILRHGELLRQTLQDSSRGVREAFRDMQEAAGRQRLAFAEIVNRLSFLHRFLVGESQALGSFLYHLLTSSAALLLTSSQRTAGARRPLPAGWGYAAGCVWVPGWPSWPIASSPTATWPSRAGRCCGGCRRPGPRCSTSCRRQNACWPSGAQTPARTMPSSPTRASRSPSPGQNEEPPGRRSSAPAAPRAGAAPRPASAPGRRDAPADGTRRDAMFLCQWTGWAATISGAGRP, via the exons ATGAGAAGGGGTGTGACCCCCCAGTGGCCCCGCCCCCATAAAGTGTTTAATCCCCAGTGGCCCCACCCACCACTGACCCCTTCCCCTGACTCTCCCCAGTGGcctgtctgccccagccccatggggctgcccccagctctcctcctcgTGCTCTGCCTctaccctgccccccagggcctggCTCCCCCAGACCCAGGGCTGCTGGCCCAGGGCCGTGCCCGGCTGCGGGAGGCCCAGACGCTGGCCCAGCACCCGCAGCTGGGGGCCTGCTGGGCGGGGGCCCTGGGCAGGCTGGACGGGGGCTGCCAGCAGCTGGGTGAGGAGCAGCAAAGCCGCATCGCCCTGGCCTTTGCCCACTGCCACCTGCAGAG GTCGGGCCGGCCCTTCCCTCGCTGCGAGGCCAGCAGCTCCGTCCGGGCCTGCACCCAGCACATGGACCCTGTGGCCTTCGGGGTCTACACTGAATTCTTCACCCATGCCCACAGCATCTGCTACCTCCTTCGCAGCGAGGCCTGGCAGCAGCAAGCTGAGAGCACCGTGCACAG gcTGGTTGCCAGTTCGGAGGGCGTAGCTGAGCGGCTGGAAGAGACCAACCAGCTGGCGGAGCAGGCAGCGCGGGCACAAGAGGCCACCTTGCGATCCCAGGAGGAGATCCTCCGCCATGGGGAGCTGCTGAGACAGACACTGCAGGACTCCTCCAGGG gTGTCCGGGAGGCTTTTCGGGACATGCAGGAGGCGGCCGGACGGCAACGCCTGGCCTTCGCCGAGATCGTGAACCGCCTCAGCTTCCTGCACCGCTTCCTGGTGGGGGAGTCCCaagccctgggctccttcctctACCACCTGCTGACCAGCAGCGCCGCCCTGCTGCTCACCTCCAGCCAGCGCACTGCTGGGGCCAG GAGGCCCTTGCCAGCTGGGTGGGGCTATGCCGCAGGCTGTGTGTGGGTGCCGGGCTGGCCGTCCTGGCCTATTGCGTCCTCACCTACCGCGACGTGGCCCAGCAGAGCCGGGAGGTGCTGCGGGGGCTGCAGGAGACCCGGGCCCAGATGCAGCACATCCTGCAGGAGACAG AACGCCTGCTGGCCCAGCGGGGCCCAGACCCCAGCCAGGACAATGCCGAGTTCGCCGACTCGGGCTTCCCGGAGCCCCTCTCCCGGCCAGAACGAGGAGCCCCCTGGG CGGAGGAGCTCAGCACCAGCAGCCCCAAGAGCCGGA GCCGCTCCCCGGCCCGCCAGCGCACCCGGCCGCAGAGACGCACCAGCCGACGGGACTCGGAGAGACGCAATGTTCCTGTGCCAGTGGACGGG ctgggctgctaCGATCTCCGGCGCCGGCCGGCCCTGA